The genomic region ACGTTTTGTTACTGTTCCAGATTGCAACTTCGCCTaaccatttttgttttctttttgatgAAGATGGTCGATCTGAAATTGTTTCTTCACTTGATCTAATCTTGCTAATCGGTTTTTTTACCCGATCTAAAAATTAAAAATGTTTTGCAATACTTGCCTCCGATGTTCACCTCagcatgttttttattttttaatcgACCTCAGCATGTTCTTGAGAAAACAATTGGCACCTCTTTCCCGATTGAAGCTCTACTTAACTAATTTTTATTTCTAGCAGATCCGAGCTGCATCCTGGTGTTGTGAAAAATATAacccatttttgttttctttttgatgAAGATGGTCGATCTGAAATTGTTTTTCTTCACGTGATCTAATCTTGCTAATGGAGTTTTTTTACCCGATCTAAACATTAAAAATGTTTTGCAATACTTGCCTCCGATGTTCATCTCAGCATGGCTTTTATTTTTTGAATCCACCTCAGGATGTTCTTGAGAAAACAATTGGCACCTCTTTCCTGATTGAAGTCTACTTAAGTAATTTTTATTTCTAGCTGATCCGAGCTGCATACTGGTATTGTGAAAAATATAAATCTTCAGTAATATGCGCATACTTAGCTCCGATTTCCACTCGCTTGACCATATACATGAATAAAATGTTACTTGTTCAACATATACCTTTTTATTTAAAAGAACACTGTCTGGATTTGTCATCTAAAAGAAAGAGGACTACTGTGAGTAGCTCATTTATGTTAGGCAATTCCAACGAGAAAttaagaacaaaattccttgttaGTTCAGCATACTCATGAGTCATGAATCATGCTGCTGCTGATGGTATTAGAGGACATGATCATCATCTTTTTAGACATGCATCTTAAGTCAGCTTTGCTTTATTTACCGTAACAAATAAATGGTGTTTTTTccatcaaaataaaataaatagatggTGCATGCTTTTGCATCTGTTACCAAGTTTAAGAAGCATATGttcggagggagtagtttatttcTGCTTAATATAGATTGTTTTGCTATTTTCCTCGTCATCTCTATTTCTTTGTGATGGCCTTAGGTATTAGAGTAGTTCAGCAAGCATACGCATTATTAATTTTCTTATTGTACTATCTATTAATCTTATGTCCTGTACTGTAGACTTGCATCATGAAGGCTGCACAGTTTGGACCTTGGTCAGATCTTCCTACGGAACTCCTGGGCCTTGTCCTAAAGCGCCTCGATTCCCTAGCTGACCGTGTTCGTCTGAGAGCAGTCTGTCACCCATGGCGCTCTAATAGTATGTTGCAAAATCTCCCCCTCCCATTCCCTTGGCTCACCCTCACCGATGGAACCTTCCTCAGCATCCAAGGCAGTGAGGTTCACCGCATGCCTCTGCCAGATGGTGCTCGTTGGCACGGCTCCATTGATAACAGGCTATTCCTCATAAGCTGTGATGGTGCGTGTTCATTGCTGAACCCTTTTTCCAAGAGCACACTGGAGCTTCCTAATCTTGCAAGTGTTTGGCAGCGCGAGATAGATAACCATGCTGAATATACTAATGATCCAGTTTCCTATAAGTTAGTGGCGCCCTCGCCACTGGAATCATCACCCAAGTCCCTTGTTGCTGCGTTGATCATCGGCAATTGTTATTCTGTTGATCTTTGTGTCGTTCAACCACCTGCCACCACTTACTCATTCAGAGGTATACGTACTGCACTGGGGGAGCCACCAACATTAGTGGTATAAATGTATGGATCCAATCTGGTGCAAAGCCAAGCTTAACCATAATTGCCTTTAGATAAGGCCACTCTAgtctgtcatatgccttcatcatatcaagcttgagtGCACAAAAGTTGTTTGTCTTGGATATGTTTCTCTTCATGAAGTGCAAACATTCATACGCACATATAATATTATCCGTGATTAACCTCCCGGGGACAAAGGCTGATTGCTCCTTCGAGATAATATCTGGCAATATCACCTTCAATCTATTCGCCACCACTTTAGAAGCAATTTTATAAATCACATTGCATAGGCTGATAGGCCTAAACTGGGTAAGGAGAGTGGAGTTTTGTATCTTGGGTATAAACACGAGTACCGTATCATTAACACTTGCAGCAGTCTCCTCTCCACGGACAATCCGAAGCACGACTTTAGTTATTTCATCCCCAAAAATGTCCCAGTGGCGCTGATAGAAGTGAGCAGGAAAACCATCTGGGCCCGGTGCCTTCGTGGGAAACATCTGAAACAGGGCCTGCTTTACCTCCTCACTTGTGTAAGGGGCGCCAAGCGAAGCATTCATCTCTGGTGTTACTTTCCGAGGCACATGCTGTAATACGTCATCTACCCCCTGTACACCTTCTGTCGTGTTCAAAGTTTTATAGAAATCTGTCACAAGTTGTTTCATCTCAGCCTTGTCATCTACTCGTATACCCAACGCATTGTATAGAGCTCGAATCATGTTCTTCCTTCTCCGCATATTTGCTCTCATGTGAAAAAATTTTGTGTTGCGATCACCCGCAGTCAGCCACTGTATGCGAGATCTTTGTCTCCACATTATCTCCTCCCTATGATAGAGCTCAACCAGTCGTTCATTCAACTTTTGCTCAAGGTGATTTGGAGTAGTCCTAGACGGAACACTCCGGAGCCTCTCTAGCTCCGCTTTTGCCTTCTTGATCTCCTTTCTAACACTCCCAAAAGTTGCATCATTCCATGCCGAGAGGTTCTTTGACAGCAGCTCCAATTTTCTGCGAATCCCCTCAACTCCTTGACCAGCATGAAGTTCGCTCCATCCTGAGCTGATAGTGTCACGCCACGATTCATGTGACTCCCACATCACTTCATACGGGAAGCTCGGTTTAGGACGTGGTAAAACCTCTTTAAACTGCACGAGTATGGGTCCATGATCCGAGCAGGCCGAAGTTAAGTTTGTAACCTTGGCCATAGGGTAAAGCGCAGCCCAATCTGCTGTGGCCATCGCTCTGTCTAGCCTCACGTGGGTGTAGGATCCCCCGGTCACTTTTTTCTCAAAAGTCCAAAATCTGCCATGATAGCCCAAGTCCATCAACATGTAAATGTCAACCGCATCCCGGAAACCTTGTATTTGTGCATTACTCCGATTAGCAACTCCCTCATGTTCATCCGGACGTAACACTTTGTTAAAATCCCCCAAACACAGCCAAGGGAGGTTGCTGAAAGACAACAACCCCTTTAGAAGATCCCATGTTTGGTGTCTCAGTTGTGTCTGGGCCTCGCCATACACGCATGTCAACCTCCATGTGTCTTTCCCATCCTCTACAACCTTTGCATCAATATGATAAACAGAATCACCCAAGATCTCAATATTTAATTTATTATTCCAAAAAACTCCTATTCCTCTACTTCTTCCTTGACTATCTATCACATAGGCATTATCATAGCCCAAAGTGTTAGCTAAAGCTTCTACACGTGCACATTTTAATTGAGTTTCAACAATACATAGCACGGTAGGGGTAAATTTCTTCGCAAAGTCACGAAGCTCATGAACTGTTGCGGATTTACCCGCACCACGACAGTTCCAACAAAATGAACTCATTGCATCCGGCGGCACTCCTCGAAGGAGCCCGCCGATCCATCATCTTGGTCCTTGCCTTCTTACACTCCATCTGTCACCATACTCGGTGTCCCTGCATCAGACTGCTCCTTAAAGAGGGCTCCTTTATTGGCAACATCTTTCTTCGGTCATTTCACCTCTTTCCTTGGAGAAACATATATAGGGGGCATCGGTGGAACCCCGGCCGGCTTTCCAGAGATTACAAGAGCTGTAGAGCTCACTGGGGCCACAGCCCCGTCTCTACCATCGCTTGACTGAGCTGTCTCTGGGTGGTTGTTGTCAGAGGATTGCCTCTTGTTACTTGCCACCACTACCCCCAGCGTTGCAGCACTCGGTGCCTCGATCATCACCTGGGGCTCGCTTGGCCCTGCTACATCTGTGGTCATTGCATTGTCTTCTCTTTCCTCCTGCCTCCCAGCCTCCTGCGGGGTTCATTCTGATATGCATTGAAGCGCCAACTTTGATTGGGGTTATATTGCTCTCGTCCCCTACCTCTTCCTCCTGCATTCCTTGGGACGCCTCGACCCCTCTGGTTATCAAATCCACCTCTGCTCGGTTGCCTGAAGCGAATATTGTCAGCCAGAACAAAGTCACCCCACTCAAACTTAGTCTCATCATGAACACCATCACCACACTCCTCGTGCCAATGCCCGCATTCACCACAGTTAAAGCAAAAGACAGGTAATTTCTCATATTTTACTTGGTATCTAACTCGTTCATCCCCCTTCTTTCCAGTGACAAACCTCTTAATTTTTGCATTGATATCGATTTTCACCCTCACCCGGACATATTCACCGAAAAAACCTGCCGGTAGCTTGAGCTGAacttcttccacctcgccaattCGTGATGCCATCCTTCTGACTGCAGGCTCAATCAAAAAGTTGTCAGGTAGCCGATGGATTTGCGTCCAAACTGCCAGCTTATACAACTTGATGCTATCAGGGTTTTTGAACCCATCATACTCCATTAATATCACTGCTTGGTCTATGAAAAGTCATGGCCCCTCTAGCATGGCCTTATTCCAATCCCCTAGACAACCAAACTGAGCTGTGAACAAGTTGTCCTTCACCTTCCTCCAGACCACCGTCTTCGCCGGGTTCCAGGCTGCACGCATATCCCCATAAAGAGCATTAGGGCAGATTTTTTTTATTAATTGTTGAACAGTGCCACTGGGCTGGCTATGCATCAATGCGAGATGCAATAGGAAGGGATCAATCACTCCTATTTTTAGGTGAAAAAAGGAAAGAAATGATTGCTGCCGCTGTGCCTCGCTGGCCTGCTACGTGCGTGCTGCATGCTGCATGCTGCGTGAGGCCCAGCCGCCAGCCCGATAGGGCATTTTTTTCTGCCTCACTGGACATATAGCCTATGTATGTTTTTTTATTGAGAAATCTCGCCACTTTATTAGATAATAGTAATGTTCATAGGTACGCGATGCTTTTCATGGGAGACTCCCAGCCAAACATGCCGACCTACCCCTAAATTACAAGTGAACTTGgcgagattgtgagcctcgaaGTTGTGATTTCTACGCTCAAAAACAAAAGAAACCGAGTCGAAAGTGCTTCTCCGTTGCATTATTTCATGTACAATAGCCGAGTGCGGACCTCCTGTCCCTTCGTTTATATCCAGTACCACTCCTTTGCAATCCGAGGCAACCATCATGTTTGTCACCTGAAGATCCTCT from Triticum aestivum cultivar Chinese Spring chromosome 4A, IWGSC CS RefSeq v2.1, whole genome shotgun sequence harbors:
- the LOC123083047 gene encoding uncharacterized protein; translation: MASPPPTHGQGPMPGDTQASAGGFHTFPSLADQGTKFSKTCIMKAAQFGPWSDLPTELLGLVLKRLDSLADRVRLRAVCHPWRSNSMLQNLPLPFPWLTLTDGTFLSIQGSEVHRMPLPDGARWHGSIDNRLFLISCDGACSLLNPFSKSTLELPNLASVWQREIDNHAEYTNDPVSYKLVAPSPLESSPKSLVAALIIGNCYSVDLCVVQPPATTYSFRGIRTALGEPPTLVV